The following proteins are encoded in a genomic region of Myxococcota bacterium:
- a CDS encoding glycosyltransferase family 2 protein: MGAPATSLSVVVPAFDEATCIESTLRALARHLGAHHPASEIVVVDDGSRDDTAARARAAAAALPVPVRVLAYAGNRGKGHALKVGFAAARGARVLFTDADLSTPLDAMDALLARLDDGADVAIGSRKREGAHVEVHQPWWRESMGRVFTALVRLLVAPVSDATCGFKAFRGDAGRALFAALRIDDWSFDAELLFLAARRGLRVDEVPVTWRDQPGTKVRVVRDAAMSLLGLARIRWNALRSRYDAPAPSDARIEAFENDAARAAR; the protein is encoded by the coding sequence ATGGGCGCGCCGGCCACATCCCTCTCCGTGGTCGTGCCCGCGTTCGACGAAGCCACGTGCATCGAGTCGACGCTGCGCGCGCTCGCCCGCCACCTCGGAGCGCACCACCCCGCGAGCGAGATCGTCGTCGTCGACGACGGGAGCCGCGACGACACGGCGGCGCGCGCGCGCGCCGCCGCCGCCGCCCTGCCCGTCCCCGTGCGCGTGCTCGCCTACGCCGGGAATCGCGGCAAGGGCCACGCGCTCAAGGTCGGCTTCGCGGCGGCGCGCGGCGCGCGCGTGCTGTTCACCGACGCCGACCTCTCGACGCCGCTCGACGCGATGGACGCCCTGCTCGCGCGGCTCGACGACGGCGCCGACGTCGCGATCGGCTCGCGCAAGCGCGAAGGCGCGCACGTCGAGGTGCACCAGCCGTGGTGGCGCGAGTCGATGGGGCGCGTCTTCACCGCGCTCGTCCGCCTGCTGGTCGCGCCGGTGAGCGATGCGACGTGCGGCTTCAAGGCCTTCCGCGGCGACGCCGGCCGCGCGCTCTTCGCCGCGCTCCGCATCGACGACTGGAGCTTCGACGCCGAGCTGCTGTTCCTCGCCGCGCGCCGCGGCCTGCGCGTCGACGAGGTGCCGGTGACGTGGCGCGACCAGCCGGGCACGAAGGTGCGCGTCGTGCGCGACGCCGCGATGTCGCTGCTCGGACTGGCGCGCATCCGCTGGAACGCGCTCCGCAGCCGCTACGACGCGCCCGCACCGAGCGATGCGCGCATCGAAGCGTTCGAGAACGACGCCGCGCGCGCGGCGCGCTAG
- a CDS encoding NAD-dependent epimerase/dehydratase family protein: MRILVTGGAGFIGSNLCRLALAEGVVPVVVDDASGGVDFLPEGVERHRVAVADLPQRRDLLAGVDAVVHLAAKPSVDFANREPLAALDANVGDTLRALLAAADAGVPRFVCASSNAAAGNVAGPVHERVLPQPASVYGATKTAAEAFCSAVSLSHGLDAVSLRFSNCYGPHSDHKQSAVHLFVRKALAREPVVVFGDGDQTRDFIYVEDIARCILAAAAAPCGPVLQVGTGVETTVRELVAAIEKATGERLAVESAPPRMGDVRASVSDVRLAEEQLGWRPRVAFEEGIARTVAYYRERLGA; encoded by the coding sequence ATGCGGATCCTGGTCACGGGCGGCGCGGGCTTCATCGGCTCGAACCTCTGCCGGCTCGCGCTCGCCGAGGGCGTCGTTCCGGTGGTCGTCGACGACGCGAGCGGCGGCGTCGACTTCCTGCCCGAGGGCGTCGAGCGCCACCGCGTCGCCGTCGCCGACCTCCCGCAGCGGCGCGACCTGCTCGCCGGCGTCGACGCCGTCGTCCATCTCGCCGCGAAGCCGTCGGTCGACTTCGCGAACCGCGAGCCGCTCGCCGCGCTCGACGCCAACGTCGGCGACACGCTCCGCGCGCTGCTCGCCGCGGCCGACGCGGGCGTGCCGCGCTTCGTGTGCGCATCCTCGAACGCGGCCGCCGGCAACGTCGCCGGTCCCGTCCACGAGCGCGTCCTGCCGCAGCCCGCGTCGGTCTACGGTGCGACGAAGACCGCGGCCGAGGCCTTCTGCTCGGCCGTGTCGCTGTCGCACGGGCTCGACGCGGTGAGCCTTCGCTTCTCGAACTGCTACGGCCCGCACTCCGACCACAAGCAGAGCGCCGTGCACCTGTTCGTGCGCAAGGCGCTCGCGCGCGAGCCCGTCGTCGTGTTCGGCGACGGCGACCAGACGCGCGACTTCATCTACGTCGAGGACATCGCGCGCTGCATCCTCGCGGCGGCCGCCGCGCCGTGCGGCCCCGTCCTGCAGGTCGGCACCGGCGTCGAGACCACCGTGCGCGAGCTCGTCGCGGCGATCGAGAAGGCGACCGGCGAGCGGCTCGCCGTCGAGAGCGCGCCGCCGCGCATGGGCGACGTGCGCGCCAGCGTGAGCGACGTGCGGCTCGCGGAGGAGCAGCTCGGCTGGCGTCCGCGGGTCGCCTTCGAGGAAGGGATCGCGCGCACCGTCGCGTATTATCGCGAGCGGCTCGGCGCCTAG
- a CDS encoding glycosyltransferase family 2 protein has translation MLELVGLEISTLRVAILAVGLAFLLVVARQVRHRTWSRGQVLLWGAISCALVVAAILPGLVSLALAPFALDTGEGYPRIVGLLVAAVLFLLFYQAHLSGDVEQSKRQLTSLVRELALARFELERGDAPAPDVLVVVPAYNEEATLADVLRQVPARIGELRVETVVVVDGATDATEAVARSFGVPVVLPINRGQTAALVTGYALAKRRGARVVATIDADGQMVPSELDRLVLPVVRGEYDLVNGSRVLGDHEAESAVRKLGVTVFALLASVLLRRRVTDTSVGMRAIAVDGLSRMQLVEERFGAAELLVEAQRQGLRLHEVPVTILARAGGETRKPTALRYGAKFASAMIRSWLR, from the coding sequence ATGCTCGAGCTCGTGGGTCTCGAGATCAGCACGCTGCGCGTCGCGATCCTCGCGGTGGGGCTCGCCTTCCTGCTCGTCGTCGCGCGGCAGGTGCGCCATCGCACGTGGTCGCGCGGGCAGGTGCTGCTGTGGGGCGCGATCTCCTGCGCGCTCGTCGTCGCGGCGATCCTCCCGGGGCTCGTCTCGCTCGCGCTCGCGCCCTTCGCGCTCGACACCGGCGAGGGCTACCCGCGGATCGTCGGCCTGCTCGTCGCGGCCGTGCTGTTCCTGCTCTTCTACCAGGCGCACCTGTCGGGAGACGTCGAGCAATCGAAGCGGCAGCTCACGAGCCTCGTGCGCGAGCTCGCGCTCGCGCGCTTCGAGCTCGAGCGCGGCGACGCGCCGGCGCCCGACGTGCTCGTCGTGGTGCCGGCCTACAACGAGGAAGCGACGCTCGCCGACGTGCTCCGCCAGGTGCCCGCGCGCATCGGCGAGCTGCGCGTCGAGACGGTCGTCGTGGTCGACGGCGCCACGGACGCGACGGAGGCCGTGGCGCGCTCGTTCGGCGTGCCCGTCGTGCTGCCCATCAACCGCGGACAGACGGCCGCGCTCGTCACCGGCTACGCGCTCGCGAAGCGGCGCGGCGCGCGCGTCGTCGCGACGATCGACGCCGACGGCCAGATGGTGCCCTCCGAGCTCGACCGGCTCGTGCTCCCCGTCGTGCGCGGCGAGTACGACCTCGTGAACGGCTCGCGCGTGCTCGGCGACCACGAGGCCGAGAGCGCGGTGCGCAAGCTCGGCGTCACGGTGTTCGCGCTGCTCGCGAGCGTGCTGCTGCGGAGGCGCGTCACCGACACGTCGGTCGGCATGCGCGCGATCGCCGTCGACGGGCTCTCGCGCATGCAGCTCGTCGAGGAGCGCTTCGGCGCGGCCGAGCTGCTCGTCGAGGCGCAGCGGCAGGGGCTGCGCCTGCACGAGGTGCCGGTGACGATCCTCGCGCGCGCGGGCGGGGAGACGCGCAAGCCCACGGCGCTGCGCTACGGCGCGAAGTTCGCGTCCGCGATGATCCGCTCCTGGCTTCGTTAG
- a CDS encoding lysylphosphatidylglycerol synthase transmembrane domain-containing protein, with protein sequence MSARGDAANRDARTASGGAAPAVPRGPRRAAIRVALALVVLVALALTLRRIEWSAVLAALASARPGPLALAALLVVLPLGARSARAHALLRRVGHGGIPFGRVAAVTVFGFSMSSLTPGGSGDLLRVAALRPYGVAPGTAAALVVYERALDVVAMAALLGVALAIDGLAPAHAALAIGAGASALALAGVALVRARGAIDALGARLPAAARRLLPPAPVARVLLAPAVLARAFGATCVVFATEALRPWLVLEALGLDTGFLGAWAIFTLAWLAGLASLLPLGVGSWETAAVWAFAWYGVDASRGAAGAALLRAGVTLPAIVAGLLAMLALRRAVGPRAHGDAAAPPDAAASDAEPPRG encoded by the coding sequence GTGAGCGCGCGAGGCGACGCCGCGAACCGCGATGCGCGCACGGCCTCCGGCGGCGCCGCGCCCGCCGTGCCGCGCGGCCCGCGCCGGGCGGCGATCCGCGTCGCGCTCGCGCTCGTCGTGCTCGTCGCGCTCGCGCTCACGCTGCGCCGCATCGAGTGGAGCGCCGTGCTCGCGGCGCTCGCGTCCGCGCGCCCGGGCCCGCTCGCGCTCGCGGCGCTGCTCGTCGTGCTGCCGCTCGGCGCGCGCAGCGCGCGCGCGCACGCGCTGCTGCGCCGCGTGGGACACGGCGGGATCCCGTTCGGTCGCGTCGCCGCCGTCACCGTCTTCGGGTTCTCGATGAGCTCGCTCACGCCGGGCGGCAGCGGCGACCTGCTGCGCGTCGCGGCGCTGCGGCCCTATGGCGTCGCGCCGGGGACGGCCGCGGCGCTCGTCGTCTACGAGCGCGCGCTCGACGTCGTCGCGATGGCGGCGCTGCTCGGCGTCGCGCTCGCGATCGACGGGCTCGCTCCCGCGCACGCCGCGCTCGCGATCGGCGCGGGAGCGTCGGCGCTCGCGCTCGCGGGCGTGGCGCTCGTGCGCGCGCGCGGCGCGATCGACGCGCTCGGCGCGCGCCTCCCCGCGGCGGCGCGACGGCTCCTGCCGCCCGCGCCCGTCGCGCGCGTGCTGCTCGCGCCGGCCGTGCTCGCGCGCGCGTTCGGCGCGACCTGCGTCGTGTTCGCGACCGAGGCGCTGCGGCCGTGGCTCGTGCTCGAGGCGCTCGGGCTCGACACGGGCTTCCTCGGCGCCTGGGCGATCTTCACGCTCGCCTGGCTCGCCGGCCTCGCGTCGCTGCTGCCGCTCGGCGTCGGCTCGTGGGAGACGGCCGCCGTCTGGGCGTTCGCGTGGTACGGCGTCGATGCGAGCCGCGGCGCGGCGGGCGCCGCGCTCCTGCGCGCGGGCGTCACGCTGCCCGCCATCGTCGCCGGCCTGCTCGCCATGCTCGCGCTGCGGCGCGCCGTCGGGCCCCGCGCGCACGGCGATGCGGCCGCACCGCCCGATGCGGCCGCATCGGACGCGGAGCCGCCGCGTGGGTGA
- a CDS encoding sulfatase has translation MSAAPARSVRRARRRAARRAGLRRRAVALRVVAALVALVALAAAGAARAAAPPNLVLVTIDTLRADHLGCYGYARPTSPALDAFARDALLFENAYAPMPTTLPSHVSLLTSSLPARHGVLSNFRYLHIPFVPGEPGGLRSVAQTLSDAGYATAAFTSASPLSRGTGVDAGFAAFDAPPPFDENDESVRRTAGETVDRALAWLAARGDGAPPFFLWVHVFDPHLPYEPPAPWDRAFTTDAALLETLAARGIPDVLHRHVAGLANAYDGEIRYADEQVGRLLDALRERGLYDDAVVAIAGDHGEGLMAHGEPGHELVWRGTVRVPLVLRWPGGPRGARAAQVASLVDVLPTLRAHTALPLAGAAFDGGDLLADAEREALSQEPVRDGAPRQRTFALSAGRWRYWYLSDGPARLYDVEADAAELRDVIGEHPDVAERMRARVEALLEDARARPGATVTNEIDADLRKRLEQLGYVE, from the coding sequence ATGTCCGCCGCCCCCGCCCGCTCCGTCCGGCGCGCGCGCCGGCGCGCCGCCCGCCGCGCCGGTCTGCGGCGCCGCGCCGTCGCGCTCCGGGTCGTCGCCGCGCTCGTCGCGCTCGTCGCGCTCGCGGCCGCCGGCGCCGCGCGCGCCGCCGCGCCGCCGAACCTCGTGCTCGTCACGATCGACACGCTGCGCGCCGACCACCTCGGTTGTTATGGCTATGCGAGGCCGACGTCGCCGGCGCTCGACGCCTTCGCCCGCGACGCGCTGCTGTTCGAGAACGCCTACGCGCCGATGCCGACGACGCTGCCGTCGCACGTCTCGCTGCTGACGTCGAGCCTGCCCGCGCGCCACGGCGTGCTGTCGAACTTCCGCTACCTGCACATCCCGTTCGTGCCGGGCGAGCCGGGCGGGCTGCGCAGCGTCGCGCAGACGCTCTCCGACGCCGGCTACGCGACGGCCGCGTTCACGAGCGCGTCGCCGCTCTCGCGCGGCACGGGCGTCGACGCGGGCTTCGCCGCGTTCGACGCGCCGCCGCCCTTCGACGAGAACGACGAGAGCGTGCGGCGGACGGCCGGCGAGACCGTCGACCGCGCGCTCGCGTGGCTCGCCGCACGCGGCGACGGCGCCCCCCCGTTCTTCCTCTGGGTGCACGTCTTCGACCCGCACCTGCCCTACGAGCCGCCCGCGCCGTGGGACCGCGCCTTCACGACCGACGCGGCGCTGCTCGAGACGCTCGCGGCGCGCGGCATCCCGGACGTGCTCCACCGTCACGTCGCGGGCCTCGCGAACGCCTACGACGGCGAGATCCGCTACGCGGACGAGCAGGTCGGGCGCCTGCTCGACGCGCTGCGCGAGCGCGGGCTCTACGACGACGCGGTCGTCGCGATCGCGGGCGACCACGGCGAGGGGCTGATGGCGCACGGCGAGCCCGGCCACGAGCTCGTGTGGCGCGGCACGGTGCGCGTCCCGCTCGTGCTCCGCTGGCCGGGCGGGCCGCGCGGCGCGCGCGCGGCGCAGGTCGCGTCGCTCGTCGACGTCCTGCCGACGCTGCGCGCGCACACCGCGCTGCCGCTCGCCGGAGCCGCGTTCGACGGCGGCGACCTGCTCGCCGACGCGGAGCGCGAGGCGCTCTCGCAGGAGCCGGTGCGCGACGGCGCGCCGCGCCAGCGCACCTTCGCGCTCAGCGCGGGACGCTGGCGCTACTGGTACCTGAGCGACGGGCCGGCACGCCTGTACGACGTCGAGGCGGACGCGGCCGAGCTGCGCGACGTGATCGGCGAGCACCCCGACGTCGCCGAGCGGATGCGGGCGCGCGTCGAGGCGCTGCTCGAGGATGCGCGCGCCCGGCCGGGTGCGACGGTCACGAACGAGATCGACGCGGACCTGCGGAAGCGCCTCGAGCAGCTCGGCTACGTGGAGTAG
- a CDS encoding sulfatase → MSVPPAPSAPPDRRRGRHFARAALLALGCAWLAGCTPAGEARPPDLVLVTIDTLRPDHLSVYGYARPTTPSLERWFPPEASAVYERAYSAEAATSPSVVSFLSGLLPQDHGVRLLHQLLPDATRLVPDLLPAAYESAGFVSNAVLAREAIGMADRFDHYDDFVDELEPVRKVFERNAARTTDAVLAWVGARADPARPLFLWVHYIDPHGPYAPPDDWPRRYAHDAPVEINPRRVNPYMRLPDVRDGLVYVDRYDEEITYADREVGRLLDGLDAALGLDDALVVFTADHGESMMEHENWFTHGYHVYDEVVRVPLLVRGAGVVPGRTRAPSSGIDVAATLLRAAGAELPPALRGADLRRPDALPPGRPILVEASDGQRQVRAIVQGGRKVVAAVSPAGEVQGIGLFDLEADPGETTWQPAVTAPRLQATLLEMIRRDPDPGGIPAELAAGRRPSAPRVAPGVEGEELEKLRALGYAE, encoded by the coding sequence GTGTCCGTCCCTCCCGCGCCTTCCGCTCCGCCCGATCGCCGCCGCGGCCGACACTTCGCGCGCGCCGCGCTGCTCGCGCTCGGCTGCGCATGGCTCGCCGGCTGCACGCCGGCGGGCGAGGCGCGCCCGCCCGACCTCGTGCTCGTCACCATCGACACGCTCCGGCCCGACCACCTGAGCGTGTACGGCTATGCGCGCCCGACCACGCCGTCGCTCGAGCGGTGGTTCCCGCCGGAGGCGTCGGCCGTGTACGAGCGCGCGTACTCGGCCGAGGCCGCGACGTCGCCGTCGGTCGTGAGCTTCCTGTCGGGGCTGCTCCCGCAGGACCACGGCGTGCGCCTCCTGCACCAGCTCCTCCCCGACGCGACGCGGCTCGTGCCCGACCTCCTCCCGGCGGCCTACGAGAGCGCGGGCTTCGTCTCGAACGCCGTGCTCGCGCGGGAAGCGATCGGCATGGCCGATCGCTTCGACCACTACGACGACTTCGTCGACGAGCTCGAGCCGGTTCGCAAGGTGTTCGAGCGCAACGCCGCGCGCACGACCGACGCGGTGCTCGCCTGGGTGGGGGCGCGCGCGGACCCGGCGCGGCCGCTCTTCCTCTGGGTGCACTACATCGACCCGCACGGGCCGTACGCGCCGCCCGACGACTGGCCGCGACGTTATGCGCACGACGCGCCGGTCGAGATCAACCCGCGGCGCGTGAACCCGTACATGCGCCTTCCCGACGTGCGCGACGGGCTCGTCTACGTCGACCGCTACGACGAGGAGATCACCTACGCGGACCGCGAGGTCGGGCGGCTGCTCGACGGCCTCGACGCCGCGCTCGGGCTCGACGACGCGCTCGTCGTCTTCACCGCCGACCACGGCGAGAGCATGATGGAGCACGAGAACTGGTTCACGCACGGCTACCACGTGTACGACGAGGTGGTGCGCGTGCCGCTGCTCGTGCGCGGTGCGGGCGTCGTTCCCGGGCGCACGCGCGCGCCGTCGTCGGGCATCGACGTCGCCGCGACGCTGCTGCGCGCGGCGGGTGCCGAGCTGCCGCCCGCGCTGCGCGGCGCCGACCTGCGGCGTCCGGACGCGCTCCCGCCCGGCCGCCCCATCCTGGTAGAGGCCTCGGACGGCCAGCGTCAGGTGCGGGCGATCGTGCAGGGCGGGCGGAAGGTCGTGGCGGCGGTCTCCCCCGCGGGCGAGGTGCAGGGGATCGGTCTCTTCGATCTCGAGGCGGATCCGGGCGAGACGACGTGGCAGCCGGCCGTCACCGCGCCGCGACTCCAGGCCACTCTCCTCGAGATGATCCGGCGCGATCCGGATCCCGGCGGGATTCCCGCGGAGCTCGCGGCCGGGCGCAGGCCCTCCGCGCCGCGGGTCGCTCCCGGCGTCGAGGGCGAGGAGCTCGAGAAGCTGCGCGCGCTCGGCTACGCGGAGTGA
- a CDS encoding NAD-dependent epimerase/dehydratase family protein — MRILILGGDGYLGWPTAMYLSARGHDVAVADNMLRRRMHLERGTNSLTPIKSLQQRVEAWRRESGREVRAFVGDLCDPAFATHVVEQTRPEAIIHYGEQPSAPYSMIDREHAVFSQRNNVEGNLNILWAMKEHAPDCHLVKLGTMGEYGTPNIDIEEGYIEIEHNGRKDTLPFPKLPGSFYHLSKVHDSHNIHFACRIWGFRATDLNQGVVYGIETDQTKVHPDLMTRFDYDELFGTVLNRFCLQAVIGHPLTVYGKGGQTRGFLNIRDTLRCVELACENPAARGEMRVYNQFTETFTVADLAHTVQAALAEYGGHVEIQSIPDPRVEAEEHYYNPKAEKLLALGLEPNRLSDELVKSIFRIIEQHKDRIIESAILPSTKWR; from the coding sequence ATGCGAATCCTGATCCTGGGCGGAGACGGCTACCTCGGCTGGCCGACCGCGATGTACCTCTCGGCCCGGGGCCACGACGTCGCCGTCGCCGACAACATGCTGCGCCGGCGCATGCACCTCGAGCGCGGCACGAACTCGCTCACGCCCATCAAGAGCCTGCAGCAGCGCGTGGAGGCCTGGCGCCGCGAGAGCGGCCGCGAGGTGCGCGCCTTCGTCGGCGACCTCTGCGACCCGGCCTTCGCCACGCACGTCGTCGAGCAGACGCGCCCCGAGGCGATCATCCACTACGGCGAGCAGCCGAGCGCGCCGTACTCGATGATCGACCGCGAGCACGCCGTCTTCTCCCAGCGCAACAACGTCGAGGGCAACCTCAACATCCTGTGGGCGATGAAGGAGCACGCGCCCGACTGCCACCTCGTGAAGCTCGGGACGATGGGCGAGTACGGCACGCCCAACATCGACATCGAGGAGGGCTACATCGAGATCGAGCACAACGGGCGGAAGGACACGCTGCCCTTCCCGAAGCTCCCGGGCTCGTTCTACCACCTCTCGAAGGTGCACGACTCGCACAACATCCACTTCGCGTGCCGCATCTGGGGCTTCCGCGCGACCGACCTGAACCAGGGCGTCGTGTACGGGATCGAGACGGACCAGACGAAGGTCCACCCGGACCTGATGACGCGCTTCGACTACGACGAGCTGTTCGGCACCGTGCTGAACCGCTTCTGCCTGCAGGCCGTGATCGGCCACCCGCTCACGGTCTACGGCAAGGGCGGGCAGACGCGCGGCTTCCTCAACATCCGCGACACGCTCCGCTGCGTCGAGCTCGCGTGCGAGAACCCGGCGGCGCGCGGCGAGATGCGCGTCTACAACCAGTTCACCGAGACCTTCACGGTGGCCGACCTCGCGCACACCGTGCAGGCGGCGCTCGCGGAGTACGGCGGGCACGTCGAGATCCAGTCGATTCCCGACCCGCGCGTCGAGGCCGAGGAGCACTACTACAACCCGAAGGCCGAGAAGCTGCTCGCGCTCGGGCTCGAGCCGAACCGGCTCAGCGACGAGCTCGTGAAGTCGATCTTCCGCATCATCGAGCAGCACAAGGATCGCATCATCGAGAGCGCGATCCTGCCCTCCACGAAGTGGAGGTAG